A single Suricata suricatta isolate VVHF042 chromosome 2, meerkat_22Aug2017_6uvM2_HiC, whole genome shotgun sequence DNA region contains:
- the FAM160B1 gene encoding protein FAM160B1: MQLAPSLPLQEDFVYHWKAITHYYIETSDDKAPVTDTNIPSHLDQMFGILLQEEREREFGVTGPCMEYLLHHKILETLYTLGKADCPPGMKQQVLVFYTKLLGRIQQPLLPHINVHRPVQKLIRLCGEVLATPTENEEIQFLCIVCAKLKQNPYLVNFFLENKLKSLASKGTPDVISEDTSKGQDALSTDTGQLCRPEDLSGASGLEHAELEDEPPHQMDDLSTGLDNLTVASLPEAAVARPTQDYNLVNSLLNLTRSPDGRIAVKACEGLMLLVSLPEPAAAKCLTQSTCLCELLTDRLASLYRALPPSVDPLDIETVEAINWGLDSYSHKEDASAFPGKRALISFLSWFDYCDQLIKEAQKTAAVALAKAVHERFFIGVMEPQLMQTSEMGILTSTALLHRIVRQVTSDVLLQEMVFFILGEQREPETLAEISRHPLRHRLIEHCDHISDEISIMTLRMFEHLLQKPNEHILYNLVLRNLEERNYTEYKPVCPEDKDVVENGLIAGAVDLEEDPLFTDISPDNTLSNQDWLSSSPPATPDHPKNDGKTEVHKIVNSFLCLVPDEAKSSYHVEGTGYDTYLRDAHRQFRDYCAICLRWEWPSSPKALEKCNLEATFFEGHFLKVLFDRMGRILDQPYDVNLQVTSVLSRLSLFPHPHVHEYLLDPYVNLASGCRSLFSVIVRVVGDLMVRIQRIQDFTPKLLLVRKRLLGLEPEGPIVDHITLLEGVIVLEEFCKELAAIAFVKYHAASTP; the protein is encoded by the exons acgaTAAAGCCCCAGTGACAGATACAAACATCCCTTCTCATCTGGACCAGATGTTTGGCATTTTGCTGCAAGAAGAACGTGAGCGAGAATTCGGAGTGACAGGGCCGTGCATGGAGTATCTGCTTCATCACAAGATCTTGGAGACGTTATACACCTTAGGGAAAGCTGAC TGTCCTCCAGGGATGAAACAGCAGGTTTTGGTATTCTACACGAAGCTCCTGGGGCGAATCCAGCAGCCTTTACTTCCCCACATCAATGTACACAGGCCGGTGCAG AAATTAATTCGACTCTGTGGTGAAGTCCTTGCAACAccaacagaaaatgaagaaatccaGTTTCTCTGTATCGTGTGTGCAAAGCTGAAACAAAATCCCTacttggttaatttttttctggag AATAAGTTGAAATCATTGGCCTCCAAAGGAACGCCCGATGTAATTTCAGAAGACACATCGAAAGGTCAAGATGCCTTGTCAACAGACACGGGACAGCTGTGTCGGCCTGAGGACCTGTCCGGCGCCTCGGGGCTGGAGCACGCAGAGTTAGAGGATGAGCCCCCTCACCAGATGGATGACCTGTCCACGGGCTTGGATAATCTCACCGTCGCCTCCCTACCAGAGGCCGCCGTCGCCCGTCCCACCCAGGATTACAACCTAGTGAATTCCTTGTTGAATCTTACCAGAAGTCct GACGGCCGCATAGCCGTGAAAGCCTGCGAGGGCTTGATGCTGCTGGTGAGTCTGCCGGAGCCCGCGGCCGCCAAGTGCCTCACGCAGAGCACCTGCCTGTGCGAGCTGCTGACGGACAGGCTCGCCTCGCTGTACAGGGCCCTGCCTCCGTCCGTGGATCCCTTAGACATCGAGACCGTGGAAGCGATTAACTGGGG CTTGGACTCGTACAGTCATAAAGAAGATGCTTCAGCGTTTCCAGGAAAACGAGccttaatttcatttctttcctggtttgaTTATTGTGATCAACTCATAAAGGAAGCACAAAAG ACCGCTGCTGTTGCTCTTGCCAAAGCTGTTCACGAAAGGTTTTTTATTGGCGTTATGGAACCTCAGTTGATGCAAAC TTCTGAGATGGGTATTCTGACATCAACCGCCCTGCTCCATCGCATTGTTCGGCAAGTAACCTCTGACGTTTTGCTTCAAGAAATGGTGTTTTTTATCCTTGGAGAACAGAGGGAACCAGAAACTCTGGCAGAAATTAGCAGACACCCTTTAAGACATAGGTTAATAGAACATTGTGATCACATATCCGATGAG ATAAGCATCATGACATTAAGAATGTTTGAACATCTCTTACAAAAACCCAATGAGCACATTCTTTACAACCTGGTCCTAAGAAatctagaagaaagaaattataccGAGTACAAGCCCGTGTGTCCAGaagataaagatgtggtagaGAACGGATTGATAGCGGGAGCCGT CGATCTCGAGGAAGACCCATTATTTACTGACATTTCACCGGATAACACTCTGTCAAATCAAGACTGGCTTAGTTCTTCGCCTCCTGCTACTCCAGACCACCCTAAAAACGACGGGAAAACCGAAGTCCATAAAATTGTAAATAG TTTTCTGTGTCTGGTACCCGATGAAGCAAAATCGTCCTACCACGTCGAAGGCACCGGGTATGACACCTACCTCCGCGATGCTCACAGACAG TTCCGGGACTACTGCGCTATCTGCCTGCGGTGGGAGTGGCCTAGCTCTCCGAAAGCCTTGGAAAAGTGCAATTTAGAAGCTACTTTCTTTGAAGgtcattttttgaaagttttatttgaCAGAATGGGAAGAATTCTCGATCAG CCGTATGATGTAAATCTACAAGTCACCTCGGTGTTATCTCgactttctctcttccctcatccCCACGTACACGAGTACCTCTTGGATCCGTACGTGAACCTTGCTTCTGGCTGTAGATCCCTCTTCTCCGTAATCGTCAGG GTTGTTGGAGACCTCATGGTTCGAATCCAGCGTATTCAAGACTTTACTCCCAAGCTTCTATTAGTCAGAAAGCGACTGCTTGGCTTGGAACCCGAAGGCCCGAT CGTTGACCACATCACGCTGCTGGAGGGCGTGATCGTGCTGGAGGAGTTCTGTAAGGAGCTGGCCGCCATCGCCTTTGTGAAGTACCACGCCGCCTCCACGCCATGA